One genomic window of Halococcus sediminicola includes the following:
- a CDS encoding NAD(P)/FAD-dependent oxidoreductase, translating into MTGTDVDVAIVGGGPAGCSAGVFTARYGFETVIFDRGRSSLRRCAHLENYPGFPAGIDVETFYELLHDHAARAGCGIVPTLVEAVERGDGGFVLETQDGRRVTAERVVAATRYGGEYLSPLDDAMFEDDGNERFDRSSATEDGRTSINGLYVASPSVASDRQAIIAAGRGARTAHALIADARRERDYPDALAEQYDWLRREGELTGEWRERERWREWFDEHAPDDWSGERRAARREAAIDRRLAEFLPAAERERRAVDGHDRLLDHIDDERILARAREIERKSSGVGT; encoded by the coding sequence ATGACCGGCACCGACGTCGACGTGGCCATCGTCGGTGGCGGGCCGGCCGGCTGTTCGGCCGGCGTGTTCACCGCGCGATACGGTTTCGAGACGGTGATCTTCGACCGCGGGCGCTCCTCGCTCCGGCGGTGTGCCCACCTCGAAAACTACCCCGGATTCCCCGCCGGGATCGACGTCGAGACGTTCTACGAACTGCTGCACGACCACGCAGCGCGTGCCGGTTGCGGGATCGTCCCCACCCTCGTCGAAGCGGTCGAACGCGGGGACGGTGGATTCGTGCTCGAAACGCAGGACGGTCGCCGAGTCACGGCCGAGCGGGTCGTCGCGGCCACGCGCTACGGTGGCGAGTATCTCTCACCCCTCGACGACGCGATGTTCGAAGACGACGGGAACGAGCGGTTCGACCGGTCGTCCGCCACCGAGGACGGCAGAACCTCCATAAACGGTCTCTACGTCGCCTCGCCGTCGGTGGCGTCGGACAGACAGGCCATCATCGCGGCCGGCCGCGGCGCTCGCACTGCGCACGCCCTCATCGCCGACGCACGGCGCGAACGCGACTACCCCGACGCGCTCGCTGAGCAGTACGACTGGCTGCGCCGGGAGGGCGAACTCACCGGCGAGTGGCGCGAGCGCGAGCGGTGGCGCGAGTGGTTCGACGAACACGCTCCCGACGACTGGAGCGGCGAGCGGCGAGCGGCCCGCCGCGAGGCGGCGATCGACCGTCGGCTCGCGGAGTTCCTCCCGGCGGCCGAGCGCGAGCGGCGCGCCGTGGACGGCCACGACCGGCTGCTCGACCACATCGACGACGAGCGGATCCTCGCACGCGCCCGCGAGATCGAGCGGAAGTCGTCAGGGGTGGGGACGTAG
- a CDS encoding ABC transporter substrate-binding protein, with protein MSELTAAGSTRRRVLEIGGLLAGGSFAGCTGGENDSETNDTASGRANATNRANSHAVEAAPMGTVAFEEVPRSLFVGFPQYADMAVALGHGDAVNTIYSPELAGEVMSAYTARLNGVSPNWSALSDPLADGLSKERLYELDSHVHFLDPAYVSTQQNWGASDIDEIAGNVGPWFGNFYSGTHDDPPKPYRDNYRYYSLWDLFGKVARVLREQERYRKLKSIHDGVRSTIRSNLPSKAERPTAVRVTLNADNSAFYTYHLNRPGYWLADTRPLGARDAFAEKEWSSLWGEVGYETMLEADPDVIFHLWSVSSQHDLSDVRNRITNTPAGRKLTAVRDDRLYPGGMRYQGPIMNLFQLEMTAKQLYPDQFGEWPDYASGEPYPKIPAGEQLFDRGKVARIIDGTA; from the coding sequence ATGTCGGAGTTAACGGCTGCGGGTTCGACGCGGCGTCGGGTGCTCGAGATCGGCGGACTGCTCGCCGGTGGGTCGTTCGCGGGGTGCACGGGCGGTGAAAACGACTCCGAGACGAACGACACCGCCTCGGGGCGCGCGAACGCGACGAACCGTGCCAATTCGCACGCGGTCGAAGCGGCCCCGATGGGGACCGTCGCGTTCGAAGAAGTCCCGCGATCCCTGTTCGTCGGCTTCCCGCAGTACGCGGACATGGCGGTCGCGCTCGGCCACGGCGACGCCGTGAACACGATCTACAGCCCCGAACTCGCTGGCGAGGTGATGAGTGCGTACACCGCACGGCTGAACGGCGTCTCGCCGAATTGGTCTGCGCTTTCCGATCCGCTTGCCGACGGTCTGAGCAAGGAACGCCTCTACGAACTCGATAGTCATGTGCACTTCCTCGACCCGGCGTACGTCTCGACACAGCAGAACTGGGGCGCGTCGGACATCGACGAGATCGCCGGGAACGTCGGCCCGTGGTTCGGGAACTTCTACAGCGGCACGCACGACGACCCGCCGAAGCCCTACCGGGATAACTACCGGTACTACTCGCTCTGGGACCTGTTCGGGAAGGTCGCACGGGTGCTTCGAGAGCAGGAGCGTTACCGGAAACTCAAAAGTATTCACGACGGCGTGCGCTCGACGATTCGATCGAACCTCCCGTCGAAGGCGGAGCGACCGACCGCCGTCCGCGTCACGCTCAACGCGGACAACAGCGCCTTCTACACCTACCATCTCAACCGACCCGGCTACTGGCTGGCCGACACCCGACCGCTCGGGGCGCGGGACGCCTTCGCCGAAAAAGAGTGGTCGAGTCTCTGGGGCGAAGTCGGCTACGAGACGATGCTCGAAGCCGATCCCGACGTGATCTTCCACCTCTGGAGCGTTTCCTCCCAACACGACCTGAGCGACGTGCGAAACCGAATCACGAACACGCCGGCCGGGAGAAAGCTCACCGCCGTCCGGGACGACCGCCTCTATCCCGGCGGCATGCGCTATCAGGGACCGATCATGAACCTCTTCCAGTTGGAGATGACCGCGAAACAGCTCTATCCCGACCAGTTCGGCGAGTGGCCCGACTACGCGAGCGGCGAGCCGTATCCGAAGATTCCGGCCGGCGAGCAACTGTTCGACCGCGGGAAGGTCGCCCGTATCATCGACGGGACCGCGTAG
- a CDS encoding thiamine pyrophosphate-binding protein, translated as MHVSTAVVERLREHGIDTVFGIPGKQSLPLNDGIDRAEDVRYVVARHETAVSQEAWGYAETSGRPAATIVVPGPGDMNAMNGLKNAKNDCTPLLHIAIETEPDLRGGDAIHETPPDTYDTVVKENILVETPEATAAELDRALTIATTPPKGPVRIGIPKNFLAQDVAVASPANVETPSTERPDGVAGAADVLDGASKPVIVAGGGVRASGAAAELESIAERLRAPVVTTYKGKGVIGGEHPLWLGTLSGSASPELEDTLAAADAALVVGSDLDAVATSHFSAPLPDELVHVTLDANDIGTGYTPTVGIVADARATLDELEGRLGDAAGDGWDGAAEVAAVRDAYDERIAGLLDAEREPPTSVACLRAVRRAIPDETVVSADAGGFRVWALNVFDAYGPRRYVNPGSWATMGTGLPAAIGAQLANPEKPVLALCGDGGLMMAVHELHTAVADDLPVTTVVFNNDDYAIISEEAERSYGLESGAYGWPSAALDFLTIAEGMGMTALRADGVVELEERVAEAVKRDEPVLVEVRTDPDEPQASAFMEGR; from the coding sequence ATGCACGTCAGCACCGCCGTCGTCGAGCGCCTGCGCGAGCACGGTATCGACACCGTCTTCGGCATCCCCGGCAAGCAGTCGCTCCCGCTGAACGACGGCATCGACCGCGCCGAGGACGTCCGCTACGTCGTCGCGCGCCACGAGACCGCCGTCAGTCAGGAGGCGTGGGGCTACGCCGAGACGAGCGGCCGGCCAGCGGCGACCATCGTCGTTCCCGGTCCGGGCGACATGAACGCGATGAACGGGCTGAAGAACGCGAAAAACGACTGCACGCCCCTCCTGCACATCGCCATCGAGACCGAACCCGACCTCCGCGGCGGCGACGCCATCCACGAGACGCCGCCCGATACCTACGACACCGTCGTCAAGGAGAACATCCTGGTCGAGACGCCCGAGGCGACCGCCGCCGAACTCGACCGCGCGCTCACGATCGCCACGACCCCGCCGAAAGGGCCGGTGCGAATCGGCATCCCCAAAAATTTCCTCGCACAGGACGTAGCGGTCGCGTCGCCGGCCAACGTCGAAACACCCTCGACCGAACGGCCCGACGGCGTCGCCGGCGCAGCGGACGTGCTCGACGGGGCGAGCAAACCGGTCATCGTCGCCGGCGGCGGCGTCAGGGCCTCGGGAGCCGCCGCGGAGCTCGAATCGATCGCCGAGCGCCTGCGCGCGCCGGTCGTGACGACCTACAAGGGAAAGGGCGTCATCGGCGGTGAGCACCCGCTCTGGCTCGGGACGCTCTCGGGAAGCGCCAGTCCGGAACTCGAAGACACGCTAGCTGCTGCGGACGCCGCGCTCGTCGTCGGCTCGGACCTCGACGCGGTCGCCACGAGCCACTTCTCGGCACCGCTGCCCGACGAACTCGTCCACGTCACGCTCGACGCGAACGACATCGGCACCGGCTACACGCCCACCGTGGGCATCGTCGCCGACGCGCGCGCGACGCTCGACGAGTTGGAGGGGCGGCTCGGCGACGCCGCGGGCGATGGCTGGGACGGCGCTGCGGAAGTCGCGGCGGTCAGGGACGCCTACGACGAGCGCATCGCCGGCCTGCTCGATGCCGAGCGCGAGCCGCCGACCTCCGTGGCCTGTCTCCGGGCGGTTCGCCGCGCGATTCCCGACGAGACGGTCGTGAGCGCCGACGCGGGCGGCTTCCGGGTGTGGGCGCTCAACGTCTTCGACGCCTACGGCCCGCGCCGATACGTGAATCCGGGCTCGTGGGCGACGATGGGAACCGGATTGCCCGCCGCCATCGGCGCGCAGTTGGCCAATCCCGAGAAACCGGTGCTGGCGCTCTGCGGTGATGGCGGCCTGATGATGGCGGTTCACGAACTCCACACCGCCGTCGCCGACGATCTCCCCGTCACGACGGTCGTGTTCAACAACGACGACTACGCCATCATCAGCGAGGAGGCCGAGCGCAGCTACGGGCTCGAATCAGGGGCCTACGGCTGGCCGTCGGCTGCGCTCGACTTCCTGACGATCGCCGAGGGGATGGGCATGACCGCGCTCCGAGCCGACGGCGTCGTGGAGCTCGAAGAGCGTGTGGCCGAGGCCGTCAAGCGCGACGAACCGGTGTTGGTCGAGGTGCGCACCGACCCCGACGAGCCACAGGCGAGCGCGTTCATGGAGGGCCGATGA
- a CDS encoding FecCD family ABC transporter permease, with protein sequence MADDASTAAPASRRERLLDWVDGPLVALCLGSVAIVVVAGLVQVSFGSYSMTIGQAWAAVFDPAVIFDPNALSAFLLGGEVPEMGRKSLVVWNIRLPRVLVGAFVGMNLAVSGAIFQAITRNELASPFILGVSSGAGLAILLTLVVFSELSAFVPLLAAVGGAVAFLVVYLIAWQGGTSPVRLVLAGVIVDMVFRSLQQGLFLFADDLGVVQEALAWTTGSLTGTDWAQVRVILPWTVIAVGLALAAARQLNVLLLGEQTAKALGMSVERVRFALAGVGILAAAASVAVAGIVGFVGLIVPHIVRTIVGSDYRRLVVGCVFAGPALVVAADVGARLALSPVQVPVGIVTGLVGGPYFLYLMRKRGSIGEL encoded by the coding sequence ATGGCGGACGACGCATCGACCGCCGCTCCCGCATCCCGCCGGGAGCGGCTGCTCGACTGGGTCGACGGTCCGCTGGTCGCGCTCTGTCTCGGCAGCGTCGCCATCGTCGTCGTCGCCGGTCTCGTACAGGTGAGCTTCGGGTCGTACTCGATGACCATCGGGCAGGCGTGGGCCGCCGTCTTCGACCCCGCGGTGATCTTCGACCCGAACGCGCTGTCGGCGTTCCTGCTCGGCGGCGAGGTGCCCGAGATGGGGAGGAAAAGCCTCGTCGTCTGGAACATTCGCCTGCCGCGGGTGCTAGTCGGCGCGTTCGTCGGCATGAACCTCGCGGTCTCGGGGGCCATCTTTCAGGCCATCACCAGAAACGAACTCGCGAGCCCCTTCATTCTGGGCGTGAGTTCCGGCGCTGGTCTCGCCATCCTGCTCACGCTCGTCGTCTTCTCGGAACTCAGCGCGTTCGTCCCGCTGCTGGCCGCCGTCGGCGGTGCGGTCGCGTTCCTCGTCGTCTACCTCATCGCGTGGCAGGGTGGAACCTCGCCCGTACGGCTGGTGCTCGCCGGCGTCATCGTCGACATGGTGTTTCGCTCGCTCCAGCAGGGACTGTTCCTCTTCGCCGACGACCTCGGCGTCGTCCAGGAGGCGCTGGCGTGGACGACCGGCTCACTCACCGGTACCGACTGGGCACAGGTCAGGGTGATCCTCCCGTGGACGGTGATTGCGGTCGGGCTGGCGCTGGCCGCCGCCCGTCAGCTCAACGTGTTGTTGCTCGGCGAGCAGACGGCCAAGGCGCTCGGGATGAGCGTCGAGCGGGTTCGGTTCGCACTGGCCGGCGTCGGCATCCTCGCGGCGGCCGCGAGCGTCGCCGTCGCGGGCATCGTCGGCTTCGTCGGACTCATCGTCCCCCACATCGTCCGCACCATCGTCGGCAGTGACTACAGACGACTCGTCGTCGGCTGTGTGTTCGCCGGTCCGGCGCTGGTCGTCGCCGCCGACGTCGGCGCGCGCCTCGCGCTCAGCCCCGTCCAGGTACCGGTCGGCATCGTCACCGGTCTCGTCGGCGGTCCCTACTTCCTCTACCTCATGCGCAAGCGAGGCTCCATCGGCGAACTCTAA
- a CDS encoding ABC transporter substrate-binding protein — MTEGPEAKGLSLSRRASLGAGGALVLGGLLAGCTGRSDRSANGTNGSTDSGTRATDSATDSTTPGGAGGSYSVSMAPMGEVTFDGVPKRIFTRLTHLAGMAFALGRGTDVTAMHSPEYYDALWNQFTPRLDGVSVDWSGLYSSWNPSKEQLYELDNDVHLADPAGVASLHGWTTDDLDEIRTNVGPWFGNYYSDRHATPPDEWADEYRYYGLWEMFEKVAQVFGENARYEALASVHTRLRETIADGLPPSGRRPTATMALPRDLDEIYVYKVTTPGFLTAHTRPLGPAEAFGGDVASGDTVDVEGLLEADPDVLFGLGGMHPETDMRRVRRRLREDPVGKRLSAVENDRVYAQGARYQGPILNLFQLEMTAKQLYPDQFGEWPRYTKGPYPELPADEQLFDRERVADVVNGSFRR; from the coding sequence ATGACCGAGGGACCGGAGGCGAAGGGACTGTCGCTTTCGCGCAGGGCGTCGCTCGGAGCCGGTGGTGCGCTCGTACTCGGTGGGTTGCTCGCCGGCTGTACCGGCCGATCCGACAGGAGCGCGAACGGGACGAACGGTTCGACCGACTCCGGCACCCGAGCCACAGATTCGGCGACCGACAGCACGACACCCGGTGGTGCCGGTGGTTCGTACAGCGTGTCGATGGCTCCGATGGGCGAGGTCACGTTCGATGGCGTCCCGAAGCGCATCTTCACGCGCCTGACGCATCTGGCCGGCATGGCGTTCGCGCTCGGGCGGGGTACCGACGTGACGGCGATGCACTCGCCGGAGTACTACGACGCGCTGTGGAACCAGTTCACGCCCCGCCTCGACGGCGTCTCGGTCGACTGGAGCGGTCTCTACTCCTCGTGGAACCCGAGCAAGGAACAGCTCTACGAACTCGACAACGACGTGCATCTCGCCGACCCGGCGGGCGTCGCCTCGCTCCACGGCTGGACGACCGACGACCTCGACGAGATCCGGACGAACGTCGGTCCGTGGTTCGGGAACTACTACAGCGACAGACACGCGACGCCGCCCGACGAGTGGGCCGACGAGTACCGGTACTACGGGCTGTGGGAGATGTTCGAGAAGGTCGCACAGGTGTTCGGCGAGAACGCACGTTACGAGGCGCTCGCGTCCGTCCACACCCGGCTACGCGAGACGATCGCCGACGGCCTGCCGCCGTCCGGCCGACGACCGACGGCGACGATGGCGCTGCCGCGCGACCTCGACGAGATATACGTCTACAAGGTGACCACACCGGGTTTCCTGACGGCGCACACCCGACCGCTCGGCCCGGCAGAGGCGTTCGGCGGCGACGTCGCGTCGGGGGATACGGTCGACGTCGAGGGGCTGCTGGAGGCCGACCCGGACGTCCTCTTCGGACTCGGCGGCATGCATCCGGAAACCGATATGCGGAGGGTTCGCCGGCGGTTGCGGGAGGACCCGGTCGGAAAGCGGCTCTCGGCCGTCGAGAACGACCGCGTGTACGCTCAGGGGGCGCGCTATCAGGGACCGATACTGAACCTCTTCCAGTTGGAGATGACCGCGAAACAGCTCTATCCCGACCAGTTCGGCGAGTGGCCGCGGTACACGAAGGGACCGTACCCCGAACTCCCGGCCGACGAGCAACTGTTCGACCGGGAGCGCGTCGCCGACGTCGTCAACGGGTCGTTCCGGCGATGA
- a CDS encoding ABC transporter substrate-binding protein has translation MRRRRFLAGTATGTLLAGCAGGEDASGGNSSETTATATAETDSTASGSDTGRSYSVSMAPVGEIEFDGVPRTWVANNGSWADMGVALGIEPPKALWLPERYHTQYYDGIPGVSVDTSGMTRLFGDGGGVSKETYYQLDGDVHIQDPNFLLNRAKGWKRADIDEIAENVAPFLGNTGFSRGYAWHEDYRYYSLYEAFGKLAEVFEREQRYEAFSKLHDGFQSRLSEVAPPKGERPAAAILWAEGNQPEQFSPYLIDEGTSFKQWRDLGVRDALAETDVEDFHGSRAHLDYETLLEIDPEVLLLRGHEDQTAEEFQNTVVRFLREHDVAGSLTAVENDDVYRGGPLYQGPITNLVLAERAAKQLYGVSRELFDRQRVADVVAGRVQR, from the coding sequence ATGCGACGACGACGCTTTCTGGCCGGGACGGCGACCGGGACACTGCTCGCCGGCTGTGCCGGTGGCGAGGACGCATCCGGCGGGAACAGCAGCGAAACGACTGCCACGGCGACCGCCGAGACCGATTCGACGGCGAGTGGATCCGACACCGGCCGTTCGTACAGCGTCTCGATGGCTCCGGTAGGAGAGATCGAGTTCGACGGCGTCCCGCGGACGTGGGTGGCGAACAACGGCAGCTGGGCCGACATGGGGGTCGCTCTCGGTATCGAACCGCCGAAGGCGCTTTGGCTGCCCGAACGCTACCACACCCAGTATTACGACGGAATCCCCGGCGTCTCGGTGGATACCTCGGGGATGACTCGCCTGTTCGGCGACGGTGGCGGCGTGAGCAAGGAGACGTATTACCAACTCGACGGCGATGTCCACATCCAGGACCCGAACTTCCTGCTCAACCGGGCCAAAGGCTGGAAACGGGCGGATATCGACGAAATCGCCGAAAACGTCGCGCCGTTTCTCGGTAACACCGGCTTTTCGCGGGGCTACGCGTGGCACGAGGACTATCGGTACTACTCGCTGTACGAGGCGTTCGGAAAACTCGCGGAAGTGTTCGAACGCGAGCAGCGCTACGAAGCGTTCTCGAAACTTCACGACGGGTTCCAGTCGCGGCTCTCCGAGGTCGCCCCACCGAAGGGCGAGCGTCCGGCGGCCGCCATCCTCTGGGCCGAAGGTAACCAACCCGAGCAGTTCAGTCCGTATCTCATCGACGAGGGAACCAGCTTCAAGCAGTGGCGCGACCTCGGTGTCCGAGATGCGCTCGCCGAAACCGACGTCGAGGATTTCCACGGCTCCAGAGCGCACCTCGATTACGAGACGCTGCTCGAAATCGATCCCGAAGTGTTGCTCCTGCGCGGCCACGAGGACCAGACCGCAGAAGAGTTCCAGAACACAGTGGTTCGATTTCTGAGAGAGCACGACGTCGCAGGCAGCCTCACGGCCGTCGAGAACGACGACGTCTACCGTGGCGGCCCGCTGTATCAGGGCCCGATCACGAACCTCGTGCTCGCCGAACGTGCGGCGAAGCAGCTCTACGGCGTTTCGCGGGAACTGTTCGACCGCCAGCGAGTGGCGGACGTCGTCGCCGGGAGGGTCCAGCGATGA
- a CDS encoding ABC transporter ATP-binding protein has translation MVDTDDVAPDGGAVVTSESVLEPPGGVRDDSPSALVAEELVLGYSEDRPVIDGESVSIPENRVTALVGPNGSGKSTLLQGLANQLAPESGVVRLDGREIQSLGTKELARKLGLLAQESDLPASLTVESLAMHGRYPHRGAFESPTDADEAAVERALSLAGVDHLRDRDLGSLSGGQKQLAWIAMALAQDTEVLLLDEPTTFLDLHHQLEVMEIVETLNVENEVTVVLVLHDIDQAARHAEHMLALDDGEIYARGPPSKVVSEGLLRDVFGVAATVEPGEHGPHVTPHRAVHGDRSDSVR, from the coding sequence ATGGTCGACACCGACGACGTCGCGCCCGACGGCGGAGCGGTCGTCACGAGCGAGTCGGTGTTGGAGCCACCCGGCGGCGTTCGGGACGACTCTCCAAGTGCTCTCGTCGCCGAAGAACTCGTGCTCGGCTACTCCGAGGATCGACCGGTAATCGACGGCGAGTCGGTGTCGATCCCCGAAAACCGCGTGACGGCGCTCGTCGGGCCGAACGGGTCGGGAAAGAGCACGCTGCTCCAGGGCCTCGCCAACCAGCTCGCTCCCGAATCCGGCGTCGTCAGACTCGACGGGCGGGAGATACAGTCGCTCGGGACGAAGGAGCTCGCCCGCAAACTCGGCTTGCTCGCCCAAGAGAGCGACCTCCCGGCGAGCCTCACCGTCGAAAGCCTCGCTATGCACGGTCGCTATCCCCACCGGGGCGCGTTCGAATCGCCGACCGACGCCGACGAGGCGGCCGTCGAGCGCGCGCTCTCGCTGGCCGGCGTCGACCACCTCCGCGACCGCGACCTCGGCAGCCTCAGCGGCGGTCAGAAACAGCTCGCGTGGATCGCGATGGCGCTCGCCCAGGACACGGAGGTACTGCTGCTCGACGAACCCACGACCTTCCTCGATCTCCACCACCAACTCGAAGTGATGGAGATCGTCGAGACGCTGAACGTCGAGAATGAGGTCACGGTCGTGCTCGTCCTCCACGACATCGACCAGGCCGCCCGGCACGCAGAACACATGCTCGCGCTCGACGACGGCGAAATCTACGCCCGCGGACCACCGTCGAAAGTCGTCTCCGAAGGACTTCTCCGGGACGTCTTCGGCGTCGCGGCGACCGTCGAACCGGGCGAGCACGGCCCGCACGTTACGCCTCATCGCGCGGTGCACGGCGATCGATCCGATTCGGTTCGCTAA
- a CDS encoding CaiB/BaiF CoA transferase family protein has product MTGEARTADGERGPLDGLTVLDASRVLAGPFCTMQLGDLGAEIIKIERPSTGDQTRGWKPPSYGDSEESAYYMSINRNKRSIALNLASEEGREVFRELAREADVLVENFRVGKMEEWNLGYDDLREENPELVYCSISGYGEWGPDSHRPAYDIIMQAEGGLMSITGEEGRTPVRVGVAIADIGAGMYATQGILAALLERELSGTNGQKIDISLFDGQVAWMTYMASNYFATGDPPTRMGSKHPTIAPYQAFETRDGYIVIAVASENLWPNFCTALDREDLTDDARFATNEDRVANREALDTLLADELAEYGTDELLALFDEHDVPASDVHNMADVFADEQVAARGMRREIDHPTAGTVSMPGSPMHFSNTPTTIRQHPPRLGEHTRDLLREAGYDEDAIRELIDADVVAPFEG; this is encoded by the coding sequence ATGACCGGCGAAGCGCGCACGGCCGACGGTGAGCGCGGGCCGCTCGACGGTCTCACAGTTTTGGACGCCTCGCGCGTGCTCGCCGGTCCGTTCTGTACGATGCAGTTGGGCGACCTCGGCGCGGAGATCATCAAAATCGAGCGCCCCAGCACCGGCGATCAGACCCGTGGCTGGAAACCCCCGAGCTACGGCGATTCCGAGGAAAGCGCCTACTACATGAGCATCAACCGGAACAAGCGCTCGATCGCGCTGAACCTCGCCTCGGAGGAAGGCCGCGAGGTGTTCCGCGAACTCGCCCGCGAGGCCGACGTGCTCGTCGAGAACTTTCGGGTCGGGAAGATGGAAGAGTGGAACCTCGGCTACGACGACCTCCGCGAAGAGAACCCGGAACTGGTCTACTGTTCGATCTCGGGCTACGGCGAGTGGGGGCCCGACAGCCATCGCCCGGCCTACGACATCATCATGCAGGCCGAGGGCGGGTTGATGAGCATCACTGGCGAGGAAGGAAGAACCCCCGTTCGGGTCGGCGTCGCCATCGCCGACATCGGTGCGGGGATGTACGCCACACAGGGAATTCTGGCGGCGCTGCTCGAACGCGAACTGAGTGGGACGAATGGACAAAAAATCGACATTAGCCTGTTCGACGGGCAGGTGGCCTGGATGACGTACATGGCCTCGAACTACTTCGCCACCGGCGACCCGCCCACGCGAATGGGCAGCAAACACCCGACGATAGCGCCGTATCAGGCCTTCGAGACGCGCGACGGATATATCGTGATCGCAGTCGCCTCCGAGAACCTCTGGCCGAACTTCTGTACGGCGCTCGACCGCGAGGACCTCACCGACGACGCGCGCTTCGCGACCAACGAAGATCGAGTGGCCAACCGCGAGGCGCTCGACACGTTACTGGCCGACGAACTCGCGGAATACGGAACCGACGAGTTGCTCGCCCTCTTCGACGAGCACGACGTACCCGCGAGCGACGTCCACAACATGGCCGACGTCTTCGCCGACGAGCAGGTCGCGGCGCGCGGAATGCGTCGCGAAATCGACCACCCGACCGCCGGCACCGTCTCGATGCCCGGCAGTCCGATGCATTTCTCGAACACGCCGACGACGATCCGCCAGCATCCGCCCCGCCTTGGCGAACACACCCGCGACCTACTCCGCGAGGCGGGCTACGACGAGGACGCGATTCGTGAGTTGATCGACGCCGATGTCGTCGCGCCGTTCGAGGGCTAA
- the dpsA gene encoding DNA starvation/stationary phase protection protein DpsA, which yields MSFQQSESDLRQEFGTVEESPALRVEAERAEQVVDALNADLAASYVLYHQLKKHHWNGEGAEFLELHRYLQEAYEDVEHHADVIAERAQALGGVPVAGPTNLADHSYVEFEGEDVYDVRTSLRNDMQMFGDIVEHFRDHIELTNGLGDYASEEVLRKAITDYEEHAHHLEHYLEDDTLVLDEATH from the coding sequence ATGAGCTTCCAGCAATCCGAGTCAGACCTCCGTCAGGAGTTCGGCACCGTCGAGGAATCGCCGGCGCTCCGCGTCGAAGCGGAGCGCGCAGAACAGGTCGTCGACGCGCTGAACGCCGACCTCGCCGCGTCGTACGTGCTCTACCACCAGCTCAAAAAGCACCACTGGAACGGCGAGGGCGCGGAGTTCCTCGAACTCCACCGCTACCTCCAAGAGGCCTACGAGGACGTCGAACACCACGCCGACGTCATCGCCGAGCGCGCACAGGCTCTCGGCGGCGTCCCGGTCGCCGGTCCGACGAACCTCGCCGACCATAGTTATGTCGAGTTCGAGGGCGAGGACGTCTACGACGTGCGCACCTCACTGCGCAACGACATGCAGATGTTCGGCGATATCGTCGAACACTTCCGCGACCACATCGAGCTGACCAACGGTCTCGGCGACTACGCCTCCGAGGAGGTGCTTCGAAAGGCCATCACTGACTACGAGGAACACGCCCACCACCTCGAACACTACCTCGAAGACGACACGCTGGTGCTCGACGAAGCGACGCACTGA